In Mycoplasma feriruminatoris, the sequence CTAGCTGGTGTTCCAGTTTTAAATCTCATTAATTTAATTCCTAAATCAATTAATGACTTACTAATTCCTTTAGTTGTAATTTCATTATTTGGTCCAGATTCATATCTACTAGTTCCTTTTAAAATTTCAGATTTTAAATAAGTTCCAGTAGTAATAATTACAGCTTTAGCATTTATTATAGTTTGGTCATCTAAAATAACTCCAGTAACAGCTTTATTTTCATCATAAACTAATCCAATACATGCTCTTGTGATTAATTCTAAGTTAGCTTGATTCTTAATCACATTTCTCATATATTTTGAATATTCTTCTTTATCAGATTGTACTCTTAAAGCTCAAACACCAGGCCCACGAGATGAATTAAGTAATTTAGTTTGTAAAGCAGTAGCATCAGCAGCTTTAGCCATTTCTCCACCTAAAGCATCAATTTCTCTTACTACTATTCCTTTAGCAGGACCACCAACGCTTGGATTACATGGCATTGTTGCAATTTTGTCTTCATACAAGTTAATTAAAGCTGTTTTTTTATTTAATCTAGCACTTGCTAAAGCAGCTTCAACACCAGCATGCCCACCTCCAACAACAATTACATCATAATTACTTTTCATACCAAATCACCCTTTATTCTATTACTTAATAATATTATATTTAGAATCAAAACTTTAAGCACTATATATTATTGCATAATTTATTATAAATCCACTAAAATAGAAAATAAAAAAAGTTCAATTTTAATATTGAACTCATTTTGCTAATTAATTATTTAGTTTCTATTTTAGTAGTTTGTTCTACTTCTTTTTTTATTTTCTTTTCTCTTATTATTTTTTGTTTTTCTAATTGATTTTTAGATAGAATTGTTGAATCTTCTCCAATTAGTCCTTCAGATTTTGCAACAATTGTAGTAACTACAGCTCCTGAAGTAACATTAACTCCAGTTCTTCCCATATCAAATAATCCATCTAATGAACCAACTATTGCATAAACTGGAGCAAATCATGTTGATAATCCTAATCCAGATAAAACTCCTGATGTAAGAACAGTTGCAGTTCCAGGAATTCCACTAATTCCAAGTGAGGCAATTAAAGTAATAAAGAAAGCTAATATAAAGAATGTGAATAATCCCATACTATGAAAACTAGCATTAGTTGCTCCTGTTCATAATAAGCTTGTAATAACTCCAGATTGAACTCCAGCACATCCCATTAATCCCATTGTTGTTGATAATGGTAAAACTGTTGAAACCGCTGAATCATCGATCTTAACTTCATCTTTTAATGTTTCAATACTCATTGGTAAAGTAGCATTTGAAGATTGTGTAGCAAACCCTTGAATTAAAATTTTAAATGAAAGTTTTCATCAAGCAACAACGTTAACTTTATTTACAAATAACAATAATGTTAAGAACATTAATGAAATAGTTAATCCTAAATATCCTAGTCCTAAAACTTTTCCGATTGTAGCTAATGCACCAATTGGTTTAGAAATTACTGATGAAGCAATCATTGACATAACTGCTAAAGGCATTATTTTCATAAATGTCATTAATATTGAAATTACAATACTTCAAGCAACATCCATTCCTTTTCTGATTGCATCCATTTCAACAGGTTTTTTCTTAGATAAAATTTTTACTGAATTTCCAATTAATGCAGCTATTACCATTAATGGAATTACCATTGAACCTAATCAAGGTTGAATAAAGTTATTTGGTAAATATTCTCAAACTATTTTTGGTAATGGTTGAGTTTCTTTTGGTGGATTTTTATCTATTAAATGATCTAATGATAAACCTGATCCTGCACCAACTTTTATTAAATAACCTATTCAGAAAGTAATTACAAAAGCAAATCCGGTATTTAATAATAATAAACCTACACCTTTTAATGAAATACGTCCAACGTTTTTATTACCTTTTTTTGATGTAACTCTAAAAATAGCAATAAATACAACAGGAGCAGTTAGTAATAAAATACCGTTAATAAAAATATTTTTTGCTAAAGAAATTCATATATCTAATTGATATACTCACAATCTAAAATCAGGATTGTCTTTAGTTGTTTTATTTCCATTTTTATCTATTTCTGTTGGTAAATTTTGATTAACTAAACCATTTTGTGGGAACTTGTAAATTGCTTGAATAACAATTCCAAATACTAAACCAATTGCTAAACCAATTAAAACTCTATAAATGAATTTCAATTTAAATTTTTTAAATGTAAACCATAAACCAATTTGAATTCCGATAAATATAACAATAGCAACAGCAGCTTGTCAACTTCCTATTGCTAAGAATTTATCTAATAAAACATTAGTTTTTTCCTGCATTAGTTATTATTTCTCCTTATTAACTTTTAATAATTTTTTCTAAAGCAATATGAATAATATCTACAACTCTAGAAAATGGTGGTGAATATGGTAAATCAATTTGTGTTAATTCTTGATTAATTTCAATTTGATTTCAAATTAATGAAATTAAGAAATTAATTCTTAATACAGATAAATTTGAACCATACATTTGAGCACCAATTAATGTGTTTGTTTTTTTATTTAAAATTAATTTTAAAGCAAGTGGAGTTGGATTTGGATAATATGATGGATGGTCTGAATCTTTAATAAAAATAGTTTTGACATCATATCCTAATTCTTTTGCTAAAGTTTCATTAACTCCAGTTGAAACTAGTTCTGAATCAAATACTTTTAAAATTGCAGTTTGTAAAGTTCCAACATATTCACTATTAATATTTAAAATATCATCAGCTACAACTTTACTAAACTTTCTAGCAACAGTTGCTAGTGGAGTATAAGTAATTTGATTAGTTATTTTATGATAACAAGTAGCACAATCACCACAAGATCAAATATTTTTTAAATTAGTTCTACCATGCTTGTCAACAACAATAGCACCATTATTTAACATTTCAATTTTTGTGTCTTTTAAAAATTCAGTTGCTGGTCTAAATCCAATTGCTAAAATTACTAGATCAACTTGGATTTGTTGATCTTGATCTAAAGATAAATTCAATTTGTTATCTTTAGTTTGTGTTATTGATTTTAAACCATTTTCTTTAATAATTTGCACATTATTTTTAACTAAATTTTGTTCTAACAAATCAGTGATTTCTTGATCAAATACTCTTTGATTTAACCTACTAGTTTTTTCAATTAAAACAATTTCTTTATTAAAATGTTCTAACATTTCACAACATTCTAAACCAATAAACCCTGAACCTATTATAGCTACTTTTTTAATATTTTGATCTTTTAATTTTTCTTTTAACTCAGTAGCATCTTCTAATCTTGTTAGTGTAAAAATGTTTGGTAAATCAATTCCTTTTATTGGTGGAATTATAGGTTTTGCTCCTGTTGTAATTACTAATTTATCATATTCTAGTTCAAGTAATTGATTATCTTTTTCATATCAAACTTTTTGTTGATCAGGATCAATTTTTTTAACAATTGATTCATTATAAACTAAAATGTCTTGTTCTAAAAATTGCTCTACAGTTCTTGCTAATAAATCATTTGGTTTTAAAGATGGATTAGCTACAAAATAAGGTAAACCACAAGCGCCTAAAGAAACGTATTTTTCTTTTTGAATAACGATTATTTGTGCATCTTTACTAGCTTTTTTTAATCTACTTGCAACTGTCATTCCACTAGCTGCTCCACCTATAATAACAATTCTCATACTACCCCTTCTTTTAAAAATTGAATTAAAATTATTAAATATAAAAATAAAAATTTCTGATTTATTCACAATTAAAACAAGAAAAAAGCAATTTTCTCATTAAAATAATTCTAAACTAAATGTTTTTTATATTAATATTATTTATAAAATAATAATTTAATCTAATTAAATTATATAATCAGAACTTTAATTATTAATGCTAAGAAAGAATATATTTATGAAATCAGAAAATAAAAATAAAGCATTAATTATTGTAGATTATCAATATGATTT encodes:
- a CDS encoding dicarboxylate/amino acid:cation symporter; protein product: MQEKTNVLLDKFLAIGSWQAAVAIVIFIGIQIGLWFTFKKFKLKFIYRVLIGLAIGLVFGIVIQAIYKFPQNGLVNQNLPTEIDKNGNKTTKDNPDFRLWVYQLDIWISLAKNIFINGILLLTAPVVFIAIFRVTSKKGNKNVGRISLKGVGLLLLNTGFAFVITFWIGYLIKVGAGSGLSLDHLIDKNPPKETQPLPKIVWEYLPNNFIQPWLGSMVIPLMVIAALIGNSVKILSKKKPVEMDAIRKGMDVAWSIVISILMTFMKIMPLAVMSMIASSVISKPIGALATIGKVLGLGYLGLTISLMFLTLLLFVNKVNVVAWWKLSFKILIQGFATQSSNATLPMSIETLKDEVKIDDSAVSTVLPLSTTMGLMGCAGVQSGVITSLLWTGATNASFHSMGLFTFFILAFFITLIASLGISGIPGTATVLTSGVLSGLGLSTWFAPVYAIVGSLDGLFDMGRTGVNVTSGAVVTTIVAKSEGLIGEDSTILSKNQLEKQKIIREKKIKKEVEQTTKIETK
- a CDS encoding FAD-dependent oxidoreductase, which gives rise to MRIVIIGGAASGMTVASRLKKASKDAQIIVIQKEKYVSLGACGLPYFVANPSLKPNDLLARTVEQFLEQDILVYNESIVKKIDPDQQKVWYEKDNQLLELEYDKLVITTGAKPIIPPIKGIDLPNIFTLTRLEDATELKEKLKDQNIKKVAIIGSGFIGLECCEMLEHFNKEIVLIEKTSRLNQRVFDQEITDLLEQNLVKNNVQIIKENGLKSITQTKDNKLNLSLDQDQQIQVDLVILAIGFRPATEFLKDTKIEMLNNGAIVVDKHGRTNLKNIWSCGDCATCYHKITNQITYTPLATVARKFSKVVADDILNINSEYVGTLQTAILKVFDSELVSTGVNETLAKELGYDVKTIFIKDSDHPSYYPNPTPLALKLILNKKTNTLIGAQMYGSNLSVLRINFLISLIWNQIEINQELTQIDLPYSPPFSRVVDIIHIALEKIIKS